From Litoribacterium kuwaitense, a single genomic window includes:
- a CDS encoding flagellar hook-basal body complex protein — protein MLRSLYSGISGMRNFQTKLDVIGNNISNVNTVGFKKNRVTFKDQMYQAISGASAAAQGRGGINPKQIGLGSTVTTVDTLHTQGSTQQTSRDLDLSLRGDGFFVVGSITNGTLVNKDGTNAIGDNKITSGAIDDAMDLSYTRFGRFFLDEDGYLVNADGLYLIGETGQKMMPDDTESADAQAFIDGGLKDFITAVTTLNEGLSKAKDKDEIIDAIDDFVSSIDDFKDALEDANDDFGAGLETQVTNLEKLKTDLEAIDAGDDTVTIDDLLSDVMPLMQVPVESIELAEAAAVAATEPQFSQGLSYQAGLIQIPKSAVSFSIGEDGTVSFVDGLGKLQVAGRLMLASFPNNGGLEKSGDNLYKATANSGSPDADGNGLQLGELGRPGSGVFGKVTPGTLEMSNVDLAEEFSEMIVAQRGFQANTRTITTADEILQELVNLKR, from the coding sequence ATGCTTCGTTCTTTATACTCAGGCATCAGTGGAATGAGAAACTTTCAAACTAAACTTGATGTGATAGGAAACAACATTTCCAACGTCAACACAGTTGGTTTTAAGAAAAATCGGGTCACGTTTAAAGATCAAATGTATCAAGCGATTTCAGGAGCGAGTGCTGCTGCGCAAGGTCGAGGTGGGATTAACCCGAAACAAATCGGGCTTGGGAGCACAGTGACCACGGTCGATACGCTCCATACACAGGGGTCAACTCAGCAGACTTCTAGAGATCTTGATTTATCCCTAAGAGGCGACGGCTTTTTCGTAGTCGGGTCTATTACGAATGGCACCCTCGTTAATAAGGATGGTACGAATGCGATTGGAGACAACAAAATCACTTCAGGTGCGATAGATGATGCAATGGATTTAAGCTACACCCGCTTTGGTCGTTTCTTTTTAGATGAAGATGGCTACCTTGTCAATGCAGACGGACTTTACCTGATTGGTGAAACCGGTCAAAAAATGATGCCAGATGACACGGAAAGTGCAGATGCCCAAGCGTTTATTGATGGCGGTCTTAAGGATTTTATTACCGCTGTCACAACACTCAATGAAGGTTTATCAAAAGCTAAAGACAAAGATGAAATCATTGACGCAATTGATGATTTTGTTTCAAGTATTGATGATTTTAAAGATGCTCTTGAAGACGCAAATGACGATTTTGGCGCTGGATTGGAAACGCAAGTGACAAACTTAGAAAAATTGAAAACAGACCTTGAAGCGATTGATGCTGGCGATGACACTGTAACAATCGATGATCTTCTAAGCGATGTTATGCCATTAATGCAAGTCCCAGTTGAATCGATCGAATTGGCAGAAGCGGCTGCTGTCGCTGCGACCGAGCCTCAATTTTCACAAGGATTAAGTTATCAGGCGGGATTAATTCAAATTCCAAAAAGTGCAGTGAGCTTCTCAATCGGTGAAGACGGTACAGTTTCTTTCGTTGATGGACTCGGGAAATTACAAGTAGCCGGACGATTGATGCTCGCTTCCTTTCCAAACAATGGCGGTTTGGAAAAATCTGGTGATAACTTATATAAAGCAACTGCGAACTCTGGGTCACCAGATGCAGATGGCAACGGATTACAACTTGGTGAGCTTGGGCGACCTGGAAGCGGTGTGTTCGGAAAAGTAACTCCAGGAACCTTAGAAATGTCCAATGTGGACTTGGCGGAAGAATTTTCGGAAATGATTGTTGCGCAGCGTGGTTTTCAAGCAAACACTAGAACAATTACGACCGCTGATGAGATTTTACAAGAGCTTGTCAATCTGAAGCGATAG
- the flgD gene encoding flagellar hook assembly protein FlgD, translating to MSTIGSEYDLPTAREAHTKQKDAPSTKSKSELGKDDFLQLLILQLQHQDPTNPMEDRDFIAQMANFSSLEQMANLNKSFNDFAANQSQNALTGASELIGKYVTYASESGMATEGKVVAVFQAQRGISYKLEDGTVLSEKDIVQVSLESSETDEDIPLEEIEPPIGEVEEDPPVEEESVNGQSQSSSSMDMFSQ from the coding sequence ATGAGTACAATTGGGAGCGAGTATGATTTGCCAACTGCTAGAGAAGCTCATACGAAGCAAAAAGATGCGCCGTCAACAAAAAGCAAGAGTGAGTTAGGCAAAGATGACTTTCTTCAGTTGCTTATTCTTCAGTTGCAACATCAGGACCCGACGAATCCGATGGAAGATCGAGACTTTATCGCGCAAATGGCGAACTTTTCTTCATTGGAACAGATGGCGAACCTCAATAAATCATTTAATGATTTTGCGGCTAACCAATCGCAAAATGCGCTAACGGGTGCCAGTGAGTTAATTGGAAAATATGTCACGTATGCAAGTGAAAGTGGGATGGCTACGGAAGGTAAAGTGGTTGCTGTATTTCAAGCTCAACGCGGAATTTCTTATAAACTCGAGGATGGAACGGTGCTTTCTGAGAAAGACATTGTGCAAGTATCATTAGAGAGCAGTGAAACAGATGAGGATATCCCGTTAGAAGAAATTGAACCGCCTATCGGTGAAGTTGAAGAAGATCCTCCAGTTGAAGAAGAGTCGGTGAATGGTCAAAGTCAAAGCTCTTCGTCAATGGACATGTTCAGTCAGTAA
- a CDS encoding flagellar hook-length control protein FliK — protein MQLNGSLPLAGGAQSVGVSKGERKEDAGVSPLFSQLFKTSLEGQGNKQVSETLLHSSAIQHMSPEMLEMMTLLKSIMAELDLTVEEMDQWFASLSETSMQGVTMQSLTAAVEELVNDPGEDESHSQLQALYTLLLKADIPLPSIKQEVASNDKKPLDARLIQLIHQSVTASKVKPMVTVQASEARSTAEKSMEKVSQDVAQLAKIISFKDKSPEQWKELKTILYRMEATRSGIEQQWASMGAMKKAQLLDGNDSPPVQIAKDKGINIHPQALTTPLGGGTQNVDIASTSSGKSTQVIFNQLDHGMKQFMLGRSEVVPGRLTIQLQPEHLGQVTVRLQQSPQGIIALVTAHAAQTKELLEQNVHQLRHALSQQHVQIDRIEFTTVEESDQHLQKGSDEQSQQQSKEQQHEEDTPHEEQRFLEELQQELLNLQI, from the coding sequence ATGCAGTTAAACGGGTCATTGCCTCTTGCAGGTGGAGCCCAATCAGTAGGTGTATCGAAAGGGGAACGAAAAGAGGATGCGGGTGTCAGCCCCCTGTTTAGTCAGTTATTCAAAACCTCTTTAGAAGGACAAGGGAATAAACAAGTATCAGAGACCCTTTTACATTCGTCCGCAATACAACATATGTCGCCAGAAATGTTAGAAATGATGACTTTGTTGAAATCAATCATGGCCGAACTTGATCTCACTGTTGAAGAGATGGACCAATGGTTTGCGAGCCTTAGTGAGACATCCATGCAAGGAGTAACGATGCAATCATTAACAGCGGCAGTTGAAGAGCTTGTCAATGATCCTGGGGAAGACGAGAGTCACTCACAGCTCCAAGCACTTTATACGTTACTACTTAAAGCGGACATTCCTTTACCTAGCATTAAGCAAGAAGTTGCAAGCAATGACAAAAAACCTCTCGATGCTCGCCTGATTCAGCTGATTCATCAAAGCGTTACAGCAAGTAAGGTTAAGCCTATGGTCACTGTTCAAGCATCAGAAGCTCGTTCGACCGCTGAGAAGTCAATGGAGAAAGTCTCTCAAGACGTCGCACAGTTAGCAAAAATCATATCTTTTAAAGATAAGTCTCCTGAACAATGGAAAGAGCTCAAAACAATACTTTACCGTATGGAAGCAACGAGAAGTGGGATAGAACAACAATGGGCATCGATGGGAGCGATGAAAAAGGCTCAACTGTTAGACGGGAATGACTCTCCTCCAGTCCAGATTGCAAAGGATAAAGGTATAAATATTCATCCCCAAGCACTCACGACCCCGTTAGGTGGAGGGACACAAAACGTTGATATTGCGTCTACTTCATCTGGGAAGTCCACACAAGTCATTTTTAATCAGCTAGACCATGGGATGAAGCAATTTATGCTCGGTCGAAGCGAGGTTGTTCCCGGGCGCTTGACTATCCAACTGCAGCCTGAGCACCTTGGTCAAGTTACTGTCCGACTTCAGCAGTCTCCTCAAGGGATCATTGCTTTAGTAACAGCCCATGCAGCACAAACTAAAGAGTTGTTAGAGCAAAACGTTCATCAACTCCGTCATGCGCTGAGCCAACAACATGTGCAAATTGATCGGATCGAATTTACAACCGTTGAAGAAAGCGATCAGCATCTGCAAAAAGGGTCCGATGAACAATCGCAACAGCAGTCTAAAGAGCAACAACATGAAGAAGATACACCACATGAAGAACAGCGGTTTTTAGAAGAGCTTCAACAAGAGTTATTGAATTTACAAATTTAG
- a CDS encoding MotE family protein has translation MSKGKTKKRLSWIFFIIILPIGAALALTVFIMQAMGMNVLDTGRSIASSIPVVNEWIPPEDEQEQSSEATIQQLESMITDQQQEIKNMQAAVEQKDTQIKTLENELEQAKSNRLQLEAQRETKAQKEEETLKTFEEMTASKAADLFAEMESDTVMRLLMKMGSDQRASILESMDPAQAAPIAESIASTIP, from the coding sequence ATGAGTAAAGGAAAAACAAAAAAGCGCCTCTCATGGATTTTTTTTATCATTATTCTTCCAATAGGGGCGGCGCTCGCATTAACTGTCTTCATTATGCAGGCAATGGGGATGAATGTGCTCGATACGGGCAGGTCGATCGCGTCATCTATACCAGTTGTGAATGAGTGGATTCCTCCAGAGGACGAGCAAGAGCAATCTTCTGAAGCGACAATCCAGCAGCTTGAATCGATGATCACAGACCAGCAACAAGAGATTAAAAATATGCAGGCTGCTGTTGAACAAAAAGATACGCAAATTAAAACGCTAGAGAATGAGCTTGAACAAGCAAAGTCGAATCGACTTCAGCTTGAAGCTCAGCGTGAAACAAAAGCTCAAAAAGAAGAAGAGACATTAAAGACTTTTGAAGAGATGACAGCATCAAAGGCAGCTGACCTTTTCGCTGAAATGGAGTCTGACACAGTGATGCGACTTTTAATGAAAATGGGTTCTGATCAACGTGCTTCAATTTTAGAAAGTATGGATCCTGCACAGGCAGCACCAATTGCTGAATCAATTGCAAGTACAATTCCTTAA
- the fliJ gene encoding flagellar export protein FliJ codes for MAQKHRFDTIISLKSYETMDARAAYEQSVETFRREGTQLYHMLKDKEQTTAQLEKQLQEGCSLLEIQRLQTHLQTMEKLIDHKQTEVANARTEMGQKQEDLASKSIEQKKYEHLKRNDLRNQELERERQEVKMLDEMAVQHHFKS; via the coding sequence ATGGCGCAGAAGCATCGATTTGACACCATTATTAGTCTGAAAAGCTATGAAACAATGGATGCGCGGGCTGCTTACGAGCAGTCAGTGGAAACGTTTAGGCGGGAAGGTACACAGCTGTACCACATGCTGAAGGATAAAGAGCAAACGACCGCACAGCTTGAAAAGCAGCTTCAAGAAGGGTGTTCATTGCTTGAGATTCAACGTCTACAAACTCATTTGCAGACGATGGAAAAGCTCATTGATCACAAGCAAACAGAGGTTGCAAATGCCCGTACGGAGATGGGACAAAAACAAGAAGACTTAGCATCTAAAAGTATAGAACAAAAAAAATACGAGCATTTGAAGCGCAATGATTTGCGGAATCAAGAGCTTGAAAGAGAGCGGCAAGAGGTCAAAATGCTGGATGAAATGGCCGTTCAGCATCATTTTAAATCGTGA
- the fliI gene encoding flagellar protein export ATPase FliI, producing MTRHLSELIDIIQKTDTFQKYGRVHRVVGLMVESIGPPSSIGDVCYIHVNHPSRSSVPAEVVGFRGDHLLLMPFFSMQDVSAGSLVEATNRPLYVPAGKDLIGQVLDALGKPLDRSSLLAKGVQYVNSDSDPINPLKRPAITEPLELGVKVLDGLLTMGKGQRMGIFAGSGVGKSTLLGMIARNSESDVNVIALIGERGREVREFIERDLGPDGLKKSVVIVATSDQPALMRLKGAFTATAIAEHFREQGMNVMFMMDSVTRVAMAQREIGLATGEPPTTKGYTPSVFGMLPRLLERAGNSVNGTMSAIYTVLVDGDDLNDPIADAVRGILDGHLVLDRELANRGQFPAVHVLKSISRLMNHITSDEQRTLAEQIRTWMASYDEAEDLIKIGAYKRGSSPEVDQAVTKMPEIRSFLKQKTDESYRLEQTLDALRQITEG from the coding sequence ATGACAAGGCATTTGAGCGAGCTCATCGATATCATCCAGAAGACAGATACCTTTCAGAAGTACGGTAGAGTACATCGCGTTGTTGGCTTGATGGTTGAATCAATTGGGCCGCCATCTTCTATTGGAGATGTGTGCTACATTCATGTTAATCACCCGAGTCGATCTAGTGTACCAGCTGAAGTTGTTGGTTTTCGAGGAGATCATCTGCTCCTCATGCCATTTTTCAGCATGCAAGATGTGTCTGCTGGCTCGCTCGTTGAAGCGACGAATCGACCTCTTTACGTACCAGCTGGAAAAGATTTGATTGGTCAAGTGCTTGATGCGCTTGGAAAGCCATTAGATCGCTCTTCGTTACTGGCAAAAGGTGTGCAGTATGTAAACTCTGACAGCGATCCGATCAACCCGTTGAAGCGTCCGGCAATTACCGAGCCGCTTGAATTAGGTGTCAAGGTACTTGATGGTTTACTCACAATGGGTAAAGGGCAGCGAATGGGTATTTTTGCTGGTTCTGGGGTCGGAAAAAGCACGTTGCTTGGTATGATCGCGCGAAATTCCGAATCTGATGTGAATGTAATTGCTTTAATTGGTGAGCGTGGTCGTGAAGTAAGAGAGTTTATTGAACGCGACTTAGGACCTGATGGGTTAAAAAAATCAGTTGTTATTGTTGCTACGTCGGATCAACCCGCCCTAATGCGACTTAAAGGTGCCTTCACAGCTACGGCCATTGCGGAACACTTTAGGGAACAAGGGATGAATGTCATGTTTATGATGGACTCTGTCACAAGGGTAGCAATGGCGCAACGAGAGATTGGTCTTGCTACAGGTGAGCCACCGACGACCAAAGGGTATACGCCCTCTGTATTTGGGATGCTTCCACGATTGCTAGAAAGAGCTGGCAACAGCGTAAATGGGACAATGAGCGCAATCTACACAGTCCTTGTCGATGGAGACGATTTAAATGATCCGATTGCTGATGCGGTTCGTGGAATCTTAGACGGTCATCTCGTTCTTGACCGTGAGCTTGCTAACCGGGGACAGTTTCCGGCGGTGCATGTTCTGAAAAGCATTAGTCGTTTAATGAATCACATTACCTCTGATGAGCAACGTACCCTTGCAGAACAAATTCGTACGTGGATGGCTAGCTACGATGAAGCAGAGGATTTAATCAAAATTGGTGCTTACAAACGTGGGTCATCACCAGAAGTGGACCAAGCTGTGACTAAAATGCCTGAAATTCGTTCGTTTCTTAAGCAAAAAACAGACGAATCGTATCGTCTCGAGCAAACGTTAGATGCGTTGAGGCAAATAACGGAGGGATAA
- a CDS encoding FliH/SctL family protein, with translation MSKKLAIASDIVESLTNIRSQTIEQAEEDIAALAFAVASRVTRQAAENMQSLRCVVSALLKEVKEADVVKLYVSPEQYLFVSEQQERVKKPGQDLLVYPDDDLQFGDCYLETSNGRIDASVDSQLNEIRKALELTVDEVEAYDKAFERAHRYHPEDRYLSEVR, from the coding sequence ATATCAAAAAAACTGGCGATCGCGTCAGATATTGTCGAAAGCTTAACAAACATTCGGTCGCAAACGATTGAACAAGCAGAGGAAGACATAGCTGCGCTAGCCTTTGCGGTTGCTTCCAGAGTAACGCGTCAGGCAGCTGAAAACATGCAAAGCCTTAGGTGTGTTGTTTCAGCATTGCTTAAGGAGGTCAAGGAAGCAGATGTCGTTAAATTGTATGTGTCTCCAGAGCAGTATCTTTTTGTGTCTGAACAGCAAGAGCGGGTGAAGAAACCGGGCCAGGACCTTCTCGTCTATCCGGATGACGATCTCCAATTCGGGGACTGCTACTTGGAGACTTCCAACGGTCGAATTGATGCAAGTGTCGACAGTCAGCTGAACGAAATTCGTAAAGCCCTTGAATTGACAGTGGACGAGGTGGAGGCATATGACAAGGCATTTGAGCGAGCTCATCGATATCATCCAGAAGACAGATACCTTTCAGAAGTACGGTAG
- the fliG gene encoding flagellar motor switch protein FliG, whose amino-acid sequence MARPLTYDLTGKQKAAILLISLGPELSANIFKHLSEEEMEKLTLEISAVKKVESSFKDQILDQFYNLVMAQDYITQGGIGYAKTVLEKAIGSDEATKVITRLTSSLQVRPFDFARKADASQVLNFIQNEHPQTIALVLSYLDSDQAGQILSSLPQESQADIAKRIALMESTSPEMINEVETILERKLSSTVSHDYSQTGGIEAVVEVLNGVDRSTERTILESLEIQDPELAEEIKKRMFVFEDIVTLDARAIQRIIREVDNDDLMLSLKVASEDVKEVVFSNMSQRMVETFKDEMDLSGPVRLRDVEEAQTRIVTIIRNLEEAGDIVIARGGGDDIIV is encoded by the coding sequence TTGGCGAGGCCATTAACTTATGACCTAACCGGAAAGCAAAAAGCTGCCATTCTCTTAATTTCACTTGGACCAGAATTGTCGGCAAATATATTTAAACACTTGTCAGAAGAAGAAATGGAAAAACTGACGTTGGAAATTTCCGCAGTTAAAAAAGTCGAAAGCTCTTTTAAAGATCAGATCTTAGACCAATTTTATAATTTAGTCATGGCTCAAGACTATATTACCCAAGGGGGAATTGGGTACGCGAAAACAGTCCTCGAAAAGGCCATTGGCTCAGATGAAGCGACAAAAGTGATCACACGTTTGACCTCGTCGTTACAGGTACGTCCCTTCGATTTTGCAAGAAAGGCAGATGCGTCACAGGTTCTCAACTTTATTCAAAACGAGCACCCGCAAACAATTGCACTAGTTCTTTCCTATTTGGATTCAGATCAAGCAGGACAGATTCTATCTTCACTGCCACAGGAATCGCAGGCCGACATTGCCAAACGGATCGCTTTAATGGAAAGCACCTCCCCTGAAATGATCAATGAAGTTGAAACGATTTTAGAAAGAAAGCTGTCATCAACGGTGTCACATGATTATTCACAAACTGGAGGCATTGAGGCTGTCGTTGAGGTGTTAAATGGGGTCGATCGGTCCACTGAACGAACCATTCTTGAGTCATTAGAAATTCAAGACCCTGAGCTTGCTGAAGAAATTAAGAAGCGGATGTTTGTCTTTGAGGACATTGTCACGTTGGATGCAAGGGCAATTCAACGAATCATTCGTGAAGTAGATAACGATGACCTGATGCTCTCTCTAAAAGTTGCCAGCGAAGATGTTAAAGAAGTGGTCTTCTCTAACATGTCTCAACGTATGGTGGAGACTTTTAAAGATGAGATGGACTTGTCAGGCCCAGTGAGATTGCGTGATGTTGAAGAGGCACAGACGCGCATTGTGACGATTATTCGAAACCTTGAAGAAGCTGGTGATATTGTGATTGCCAGAGGCGGGGGAGACGATATCATTGTCTAG